The Couchioplanes caeruleus sequence TCCCGCCGATCGCCCACCTGAGCACGCCCAATCCGGCCGTCAGGCGGGAGGGGTCGGTGTTCGAGCTGCCGACGCGGCCCCGGCCCTGGACGCCGATCGACGGCGTACGCCGGGCCGGGGTGAGCGCCTTCGGCATCGGCGGGACCAACGCCCACGTCGTGCTGGAGGAGGCCCCGGCCGCCCGGCCGCGGCCCCGCCGCCACGTCACCGAGCTGGTCCTGGTCTCCGCCAAGACCACCGCGGCGGCGCAGGAGAGCCTGGAGCGGACCGCGGCCTTCGTGGCCGGGACGGCTCCCGGCGAGCTGGCCGACGTCGCGTACACCCTGCGCACCGGCCGGGCCGAGCTGCCCTGGCGGGCCGCGTTCCTGACCGGACCGCACGGCTCGCCCGCGACGGTCCGGCAGGCCGACGCCAAGGCGCGTTCGCGCGGTGTGGCGTTCCACCTCAGCGGGGCGGGCGAGTTGACCGGCAACCGGCCGAACTACGACGCCGACCCGGTCTACCGCACGATCGTCGACGAGGGCATGGCGCGATTGCGCGGCCGTGACCTCGACGAGGCCGTCCGGGAGCGCTGTACCCGGCTGCTGGCCTGCGCCGGCCTGGCGCAGTCGCTGCGCAGCCGGGGCGTCAGCCCGCGTGCCGTGGCCGGCACCGGCGCCGGCGCGCTGGCCGTCGCAGTCGTGGCCGGAGTCATGTCCCTCGGGGACGCACTGGACCTGATCTGCGGCGCCGGCGTGGACGGGATCCGCCTCGGCCCTGTCGAGCTGCCCGTCCACATCGGCAGCGGGGAGCCGCTGACCGCCGCCGAGTACGGCGACCTCGGGTTCTGGCAGGCACAGGCGGCCGACCCGCCCGCGCCGGCGGCGCCTCCCGGCCTTCAGGTGCTCTGGATCGAGATCGGCACACAGGTCACCCCGCATCTCGGCGCGGACCAGCCCACGTTGCCCACCGACCGGCACGCCCGCCTGCTGGCGACCGTCGGCGCGCTGTGGCAGTGGGGCGTCGCCGGCGCCTGGGACCCCGTGCACGACAGCGGCCGGCGCCGGCTGCCCGCCCCCACCTACCCCTTCGCGGCGACCCGGCACTACCTGGACGCCCCCGCGGCCCACCTGGACACAGAGAGGCACCACTGATGAGCGACGTACAAGACCGGACCTGGGTGACCCAGCTCGAGGAGCTCTGGATGGAGGTTCTCGGCGTCGACGAGGTCGACGACGAGGACGACTTCTTCGACCTCGGCGGGCACTCGCTCAGCGCCCTGCGGCTGAGCACCCTGATCCGCCAGGAGCTCAATCTGGCGGTGATGTTCGGCCACGTGCTGGAGAACCCCCGCTTCGCCGACCTGCGCGAGATCGCGAGCCAGTTGCCGGCGGACAAGCCGATCGAGGAGACCGTGTGAGCGCCGCCCCCGACCTCGACACCTGGACACCGCTGGTCGCGCGGGTGCTCGGTCTCGCGCGCGAACAGTTGAGGCAGGCGGCGGGCACCGAGTCCTTCGTCGGGCTGGGCGGCACCTCGCTGCAGGCCATCACCCTGGTGTCGCTGGGCCAGCGCGAGCTGCGCGCCCATGTGGACAGCGCCCGGCTGTTGTCGGCGCTGCCTCTGGCGCAGGCGCTGGCCACCGCCGTCGACTATGCCGACACGGCACCGCCGATCGACGCGCCGCGGCCCGCGGAGCTGGAGCTGCTGCCCGGCCAGCGCTCGATGCTGGCCGCGCACGTGCTCGGCCAGGATGCGCCGTACCACCTGATGTTCACGCTGGAGGCGGAGGGTCCGCTCGACGCCGCCCGGGTCCGGTCGGTGCTGCGGGAGCTGGCGACCCGGCACGAGTCGCTGCGCACCATGTTCGTCCGCGAGCCGCGGCAGGCTCGGATCGTGCTGCCCGCGCCGTACGAGCCGCGGCTGCTGCACCAGAGCCTGCCGGGCGGCGACGACGCGGTGCGTACCGTGCACGAGCTGTACGGTCGCACCGCCGCCGACCTGCTGCGCCCGTTCGAGCAGCCGCCGGTCGTGTTCGTGCTGACCCGTTGCGGCGCGCGCGATCTGCTCACCATGCTGGTGCACCACACGCTCAGCGACGGCTGGAGCGTCGGCGTGCTCGCTCGCGAGTTCGCGGCGCGCTATGCCGGTGGGCCGGCGACCGCCGCCGCGCCGTCGCCCGACTGGGGCGGCACCCGGCTCGCCGCGGTCGAGGCATCCGGAGCGCTGGACGCCGCGCTGGCCCGGGTCGCGGCCCGGCTGGACGGCGCGCCGCGGACGGTGACGCTGCCCACCGACCTGCCCCCGGTCGTCGAGGCCGACGGCCGCGGCGCGCGTCTGCACTTCCACCTGGACCCGGCGGCGGCACGGGCCGCCACCGAGCTGGCCCGGCGCTGCCGGGTGACGGTGACGTCGGTGGCCATGGCGGCGTGGGCGCTGGCCGCCGGCCGCCGCGCCGGCCTGACCGACCTGGTGCTCGGGGTGCCTGCGGCGGGCCGCTTCGAGGCGGGCATGGACGCCATCGTGGGTCTGTGCACGCGGGTGGTGCCGGTGCGCTGCGCCGCGGGCGACGAGCTCAGCGGGCGCGACTACGTCCGCGGCATCGCCGCGGCGCTGGCCGAGGCGGTCGCCGACGCCGACCTGCCGTTCGAACGAATCGTCTCCGGGCTCGGCGTCGCCGCCGACCCGGCCCGCAACCCGCTGGCGCAGCTCGGCTTCGCCGCGCACCACGAGCTGGTGCCCGACGAGTTGGTCGCGGGTGGCCGGGCCTGGAGGGTGCACGAGGGCCACTGCCACGGCGCCGTGTTCGACGCGCTGCTGTACCTGCAGTCCTGGTCGGAGCGGCCCCGGTTCGCCCTCGAATACGCGACTTCGGCGCTGACCGCGGGCGACGCGGGGGAGCTGGCCGAGTCGTTTCAGGCGGCGGTGCTGGAGCTGGCCGCCCGCCCGGAAGCGGCCCTGCGCGGGGTCACCACGTGCTCGGCGAACCAGCGCGCCCGGCTGCGAGAACTGGGCGCGGGTGGGGAGCACGACACCGCCGACGACCTGTGGAGCCGGTTCGCGGCGCACGCGGAGTCGGCCGGCGAGCGGATCGCGCTGGTCGACGCGCACGCCGGGCAGACCCTGACCTACCGGGAGCTGTACGACTACGCCGTCGAGCAGTCGCGGTTGCTGCACGAGCACGGCGTCCGCGCCGGCGACGCGGTCATCCTCCAGATGCCGCGCTCGGCCGCCGAGGCCGTCGCGGTTCTGGGCGTGCTGCGGCTGGGCGCGCACTACGTCGCGGTCGACCAGCACGCCACCGGCGAGTGGCGCTCGCAGGTGGCCGCGGCCGTCGCGCCGCGGGCCCGGCTCGGCGCCGGCGCGCCCGCTGCCGAGTTCGCGGGCGCGGCCGACTGCGCCCTGGCCGACCTGCACGCGCCGCCGCGGGTGGAGGACGGCTCGGTCAAGCCGGCCCAGGCCGACCCGGCGCGAGCCGCGTACGTCTCCTTCACCTCGGGCTCGACCGGGGTGCCCAAGGGCGTGGTGGTGCCGCACCGCGCGGTACTCCGGCTGGCCGACGACCCGCAGATGTTCGCGGAGCGGGCGGGCCTGCGGATGATGCGGCTGTCCCCACTGGCCTTCGACGCATCCACGCTGGAGCTGCTGGTGCCGCTGGCGAACGGCGACTCGGTCGCGGTGTTCCCGCCCGCGGAGCCGGCGCCGAGCGCCCTGGCCGAGTTCCTGTGCACCGGCGGGATCACCCACGCCTGGCTCACCTCGGGCGTCTTCCACGTGGTCGCCGACCACCGTCCGGATGCGTTCGCCGGGCTGCGGCAACTCTTCACCGGCGGCGGCGTGGTCTCTTCGGCGCACGTGCGCCGGGTGCTGCGGGCCTGCCCGGGTCTGCGGGTCACCAACGGCTACGGCCCCACCGAGAACACCACCTTCACCACGACGTACTCGGTCGACCACGCCGAGGCGACCCCGGACCCGCTGCCGATCGGTACGGCGGTGCACGGCACCGGCCTGCACGTCGTCGACCCGGCCGGGCGTCTCGTCCCGCCCGGCGCGATCGGTGAGCTGCAGACGTCGGGTACCGGGCTCGCCGACGGCTACCTCGACGATCCCGCGCGCACGGACATGTCGTTCGTCCGGCACCCGGGCCTGGGCGAGCGCCGGTACCGTACCGGGGACCTGGTGCGCTGGGGTGCGGACGGACAGTTGCGCTTCCTCGGCCGCAACGACCGCCAGGTGAAGATCGCCGGGCACCGGGTGGAGCCGGTCGACGTGGAGCGCCGGCTGCGGGCGCAGCCCGGGGTGCGGGACGCGGTGGTGTTCACCACCGGGGACCCGGCGACGGGCCTGCGCCTGTGCGCCGCGCTCAAACCCGCGCCCGGCGGCGTGGCCGTGGCCGAGGTACGCCGGGCGGTGGAGGCCGAGCTGAGCCCGTACGCGCGTCCGCAGCACTGGGTGACCGTGGTCGAGTTCCCGCTGGACCGCAACGGCAAGGTGGACCTGCGGGCCCTGAGCTCGCTGATCGAGGCGCCGCAGGCGACGCGGTCGGCGCCGGTTCCCGCTCGGGGTGCGGCGTCGCCGGCCGGGCTCGAGGCGGTCGTGACCGAAGCCTGGATCCAGGCGCTCGGCACCGACGACTTCGACGTCGACGAGACGTTCTTCGAGGTCGGCGGGGACTCGCTGCGGCTGGCGATCGTGCGCCGGCTGCTGCAGAAACGGCTGGAGCGGACCATCCCGCTGACCGACCTCTACCGGTTCCCGACCGTGCAGACGCTGGCCGGGCATCTTCACGCACAGATCACAGGAGTGGGCGCGTCATGAACGGCGACATCGCGATCGTAGGCATGGCGGGCCGGTTCCCCGGCGCCGCCGACGTCGGGGAGTTCTGGTCCCACGTGGTCGCCGGGCGCATCACCGTCAGCGAGCTGACCCGCGGCGAACTGCTGGCCGCGGGTGTGCGCGCGGACCGGCTCGACGACCCGGCGTACGTGCCGGCACGCGGCGTGCTGGCCGACCTGGAGCTGTTCGACGCCGCCTTCTTCGGCATCACCCCCCGCGACGCCGAGATCATGGATCCGCAGCACCGGCTGCTGATGCAGACGGCGTGGGCCGCGCTCGAATCCGCCGGGCTGGCCACCGACCGGCCCTTCGGCCGGGTCGGCGTGTTCGCCGGGGCCGGGTTCAACTACTACGCGCTGCACCACGTGTTCACCCGGCCCGACCTGGTGGACACCCAGGGGCTGCTGTCGGTGGTGCTGGGCAATGAGAAGGACCATCTGGCCACGAAGATCGCGTACCGGCTGAACCTCGGCGGTCCCGCGGTCACCGTGCAGACCGCCTGCTCGACATCGCTGGTGGCGGTGCATCTAGCCTGCCAGAGCCTGCGCACCGGCGACGCGGATGTCGCGCTCGCCGGCGGGGCCTGCGTGGCCGTGCCACAGCAGGAGGGATACCTCTACGAGACGAAGGGCATCATGTCGCCCGACGGCGCCTGCCGGCCCTTCGACGCCTCGGCCAACGGGACGGTCCCCGGCAACGGTGTCGCCATGGTGGCGCTCAAGCGGGCCGAGGACGCCCGCCGGGACGGGGACACCGTGTACGCCCTGATCAAGGGGTCGGCGGTGAACAACGACGGGGGCATGAAGGTCGGCTACACCGCGCCCGGCATCGCCGGACAGGTCGACGTGCTGGAGCGCGCGTACGCCGCCGCGGGCGTCGATCCGGCGACGGTCGGCTACCTCGAGGCGCACGGCACCGCCACCGAGGTCGGCGACGCGATCGAGCTCTCGGCGCTGACCGAGGTGTTCCGCCGCGGCGCTCATGTAACGGACTTGCAGGAGTTCTCCGCCGCCGGTGGGCTCTGCTCGATCGGGTCGGTCAAGGCCAACGTCGGCCATCTCGACGCCGCCGCCGGCGTCACCGCCCTGATCAAGGCCGCGCTGGCCCTGCACTTGCGGCAGATCCCGCCGCTGGCCGGCCTCAAGCAGGCCCGCCCCGAGCTGCTCGACGGATCGACCCCGTTCACCGTGGACAGTGTGGCGCGGCGGTGGGACAGCACCGGCGGGCCACGGCGGGCCGGCGTGAGCTCGTTCGGGCTGGGCGGCACGAACGCCCACGTGGTGCTGGAGGAGGCCGACGCGGTGGCCGTGCCCGGCCCGCCCGCGGCCGGCGGTCGCGCCGAGCTGATCGTGCTGTCCGGGCGCAGCCCGGAGGTGGTCCGCGAGGCCGCCGAGCGGTGGAGCGACCATCTACGGCAGCGCCCCGACCTGGCCGTCGGTGACGTCGCGCTGACGTCGCAGGCCTACCGGCGGCACTTCCCGCACCGGCTCGCGGTCGCCGCGACGGACCTGCCCACGGTGCTGGCCCGGCTGCGCAGGGCGCCGGTCCGCGAGGCGGCACGCCGGCCGAGCGTGGTGTTCCTGTTCCCGGGCCAGGGCGCGGAGGTTCCCGCGATGTCGCGGGATCTCTACGACCGCTATCCGTCCTTCCGCGACGACCTCGACCACGGGGCGCGGCTGCTGGAGCCGGTCCTGCGGTGGGACCTGCGCGACGTGCTGGTCGGTACGGACCCCGAGGGGATCGTGCACCGCACCGACGTCACCCAGCCCGCGCTGGCGCTGCACGAGCTCGCGCTCGGCCGGCTGCTGATGTCCTGGGGTGTACGCCCGGCGGCGCTGATCGGCCACTCGGTCGGCGAGTTCGCGGCCGCGGCGCTGGCCGGCGAGATGGCCGCCGACGACATGCTGCGCCTGGTGGCGACCCGCGGCGCGCTGATGCAGGACGCCCCCGAGGGCGGCATGCTGGCCGTGCTCGCGCCGCTGTCCACCGTCGCGGCGCATCTCACCGGCCTGGACGATCTCGACCTGGCCGCGCACAACGCCCCCGAGTCCACCGTGGTGGCCGGGCCGGTGGCACAGCTCGCCGTCTTCCGGGAGCGGCTGGACGCGGCCGAGGTGCGCAGCCGCGCGCTGCCCGCACAGCGCGCTTTCCATTCGCGCATGATGGCCGACGCGGCCCGGCTGCTCGCCGCCGAGGCGGAGCGCATCGCGCAGCAGCCCCGGAGCATTCCCGTGGTCAGCAGCCTCGACGGCGAGTTGCTCGGCCGGGGAAGCACCCGGTCCGAGGGCTACTGGTCCGCGCAACTGCGCAGCCCGGTGCGCTACCACGACGCGCTGCTGACCGCGCTGGGCCTGCCCGACCCGGTCCTGGTCGAGGTCGGGCCCGGCGCCTCGCTCACCGGCCTGGCCCGGCAGGCGCCGGAGGGCCGGTCGGTGCCGGGACTCGCCCTGCAGCCCCGGCCGTCGGCCCGCTCCGGCGCGGGTGACGTGCTCAACGGGCTCGGCGGGCTGTGGACCGCCGGCGCGGCCGTGGACTGGGCGGCCGTGCGCGGCGAGAACGGGGCGCGGCGGATCGCGCTGCCCACGTACCCGTTCACCCGGACCCGGCACTGGCTCGACGCTGCGCCCGCGGAAGCCGCGGCGGACCCCGCGCCGCCACCCGCGGCCACCGGCGAGGACGAGAAGGTGAGAGAAATCATCGACCTGTGGAGCAGGATGCTCGGCACCCCCGAGATCGGGCCGGAGGCGAACTTCTTCGCGCTCGGCGGCGAGTCGCTGCAGTTCATCCGCATGATCACCCAGGTGCGGCGCAGGTTCGGGGTGCAGATCCCGGTGGACGAGCTCGCCAACGACCCCACGCCGCGCACGCTGGCCGCTCTGGTGACGCCATGACCGGCCGTGACGATCTGGCGCGGGCGGCGGCGGTGGCGGCGGTGCTCTGCCACCGCCTCTCGGACGCGACCTCGGTCGCGGTGCAGGGCCCGCAGGGCGACCTGTTGCTGCGCATCGGCCCGGACGACACCCTTGCCCGGGTACGCGAGCAGGCACGTGACCTCCCGCCGGGCACCGCCGGGGCGGACGTGGTGCTGGCCGGGCCCGCGGGCGACGCGACGTCGGCGGCCGTGGGTGGGGTCCCGCTCTGGTTCGTCCGGCATCACGGCGATCCCGTGCATCTTCAGGAGCGCCTGGACACCCTGCAGGCCTGGCTCGCCGCCCATCCGGACCGGCCGGTACGCGAGGCCGAACTGGTCGGCCCGGTGGAGCGCAAGACGCTGCTCGGCTTCAACCCCGCGCCGGTCCCCGTGCCGCGCACGCCCGTACACGAGACGATCTGCCGCCAGGCTCACCTCACCCCGGACGCCGTCGCGCTGCGCGGCGGCGGGCGGGATCGCACCTACCGCGAGTTTCTGGACGAGGCGGCGGCGCTGGCCGGGCGGCTGCGCGCCGAGGGCGTGGGACCCGGGTCGGTGGTCGGCCTGTGCACCGAGCGCAGCCCCGAGATGGTGGTCGCGGTGCTCGGCATCCTGCTGGCCGGCGCGGCGTACCTGCCGCTCGACCCGTCTCATCCGCGTCCCCGGCTGGATCTCATGCTCCGCACGGCGCAGGCCGTGCTCGTGCTGGCCGACGACGCGGGATATGAGGCGCTGGGCTCCGGCGGCGAATCGAGCCTGCCCGTGCGGCCGCTGTCGGGCGGTGAGCCGCGCGCCTCGCCGGTCGACTGGCGCGGCTACCGGGCGCCGGAGGAGGTGGCGGAGGGGCTGTCGTACGTCATCTTCACCTCCGGTTCGACCGGGGCGCCCAAGGGCGTGCAGATGACGCATCTGTCGCTGGCCAACAGGCTGGTGTGGATGCAGGACGAGTTCCGCATCGGCCCCGGCGACGTGGTGCTGCAGAAGACGCCGTACACGTTCGACGTGTCGGTGTGGGAGCTGCTGTGGCCGTTCATGACCGGCGCGACGCTGGTCACGGCCGAGGTCCGGGCGCACCGCGACCCGCAGGAACTGGTCGGCGTCGTCGAACGCGAGGCGGTGACCACGCTGCACTTCGTGCCGTCGATGCTCGCGCTGTTCGTCGAGGAGCCCGGCCTGCAGCGGTGCACCGGCCTGCGTCGGGTGATCTGCAGCGGGGAGGCCCTGCCGCCGAAGCTGGTCAACAAGCTGACTGCCACGCTGCCGCAGGTCGAGGTCCACAACCTGTACGGGCCCACCGAGGCCGCCATCGACGTCACCGCCTGGCCCTGCCGCCGGCCCGAGCCGGACGACACCGTTCCCATCGGCCGGCCGATCACGAACGTGGCCGCGTACGTCCTGGACGAGCGCGGCGGGCTCGCTCCGCTCGGCCTGCGCGGCGAACTGGTCCTGGGCGGAGACTGCCTGGCCCGCGGGTACGCCGGGCGCCCCGACCTGAGCGCGGAGCGGTTCGTCGAGGTGGACGTCGCGGGCCGGCCGCAGCGGGTGTACCGCACCGGCGACCTGGCCTGGTGGTCGCCGGAGGGGCACCTGAACTACGTCGGGCGCATCGACACGCAGGTGAAGATCCGCGGGCAGCGGGTGGAGCTCGGCGAGATCGAGTCGGTGCTCAACACCCATCCGCACGTCGCCAACAGCGTCGTGCTGCTGCGCGACGATCTGGGCGCCGCGGCGACCCTGGTGGCGTACGTCGTGGCCGAGCGCGACGCGGATCCGCAGGCGATGACCGAACCCGCGTGGCGCGCCTTCGTGTCCGGGCAGTTGCCCGACTACATGGTGCCGCTGCGGTACGTGGCCCTGCCCGCGCTGCCCGCCACGCCTAACGGCAAGGTCGACCGGCGCGCCCTGCCGGCCCCACCGGCCCGAGTCCGACGGCGCGTCGCGCGGTGATCGCCGCTCCGCCCACCTCGTGCCGAGCTAGGTGTGCGGAGCGGCTCCCTTCCCGTTCCGGCGGATGAGTGCGCAAAGGGTGACCCGCAGGCGGCGGCGTACCAGCATGCGGACCGCCGAGGTGGCGCAATGTCCGTGAACGCCGGCGTTTTCCCAGCTAGCGGTGCCTGTCTGCGAGTGGTGTGGCGGCGCAGGCGACGTCATCTTCCCCATCTCCCATAAGTCTCATATGGTTTCCCGCAGCGCTGAGAAGGCAAGGGAGACGACGATGAGACTGGACCCGGGAGCCGCCGGCAGCCTGGACCGGGCCCGGCGGCGACGTGCCGACCGGGCCCGTCAGGTCGCCGACGTGCTGCGGCACGAGGTGCTGGCCGGCGCCTTTCCCGGAGGTCATCTGCCGCGGGAGCCTCAGCTCTGCCGGGACTTCGACGTGTCGCGCAACACGGTCCGGGAGGCGCTGGCGCTGCTCGCCGCCGAAGGTCTGGTCGAGCGGTGCCCGGGCATCGGCACGACGGTGCTCACCGAGAAGTACGCGCACGGCCTGCACCGCCTCATGGGCCTTGGCGAGACGATGCACGCCCAGGGACAGATCACCAACGAGGTCCGGACCGCCGCGCTCGTCCGGCCGCCCGCTCCCGTGGCGCAGCGCCTCGCGGTTCCCGGCGACGAGCCCGGGGTGTATCTGGAACGGCTGCGCCGGCTCGACGGCGTACCCCTGTCGCTGGACCTCACCTACCTGCCGCGGGACATCGGTGAGCCGCTGCTCGCCGCGGACCTCGCCGGGCAGGACATCTTCGTCCTGATCGAGCGGCTGGCGCGACAGCCGCTCGGCACCGCGGACGTCTCCTTCGAGGCGGTCAACGCCGACCCGCACTCCGCGGCGCTGCTGGACTCCCCGGCGGGCGCGGCGCTGCTCATGGTGGAGCGGCTGACCCGCCTCGCCGACGGCCGCCCGGTCGACCTGGAGTGGATCCGGTTCCGCGGTGACCGGCTCACCATGCACGGCCAGTTGCAGCGCGGCTCGCCGCTGCCCCGCGTGATCGCCGGCTGAAGTCGCCCGCCTCCCCTCACGGCGCCGGTCTCCCGGCGTCCGTCCGACGCTGCCCGACGAGGAGACCTCCATGCCCTTGGTCAACCAGCGCGTCGACGTCCCCGTGACGATCGACGAGAGCCTTTGCATCGACGGCTGCACCCTGTGCGTCGACATGTGCCCGCTCGACTCGCTCGCGATCGACCCGCAGAGCGGCAAGGCGTACATGCACGTCGACGAGTGCTGGTACTGCGGCCCCTGCGCCGCCCGCTGCCCCAGCAATGCCGTGACGGTCAATATGCCGTTCCTGATCCGGTGAGGTCACCCATGAAGAGACCACGTTCCGCTTCCCTGCTGATCGCCCTGGTCACCGGACTGGCCGGTTGCACCGTCGCCGGCCAGGCCCACGAGAGCGACGCGGAACCTGTCGTGGTCGGCTACCAGTCGAAGACCATCAACACGGTGACCGCGGGGACGCTGCTGCGGGCCCAGGGCTACTTCGAGACCCGGCTGGAGGAGCTGGGCCGGCACACGGGCAAGAAGTACGCCGTGACGTGGCAGGACTACGACACCGGCGCACCGATCACGGCGCAGATGATGGCCGGAAAGATCGACATCGGCTCGATGGGCGACTACCCGCTGCTGATCAACGGTGCCCGCGGCCAACAATCGGCCGGCACGCGCACCAAGCTGGTCGCCACCACCGGCTACAACCTGCGGGGCGCGCTGAACACGGTCGTGGTGGCGCCGGACTCGCCGGTCCGTACGCTCGCCGACCTCAAGGGCAAGGTCGTCTCGGCCAGTTCCGGCTCGGCCGGCCACGGGCTGCTCGTCCAGGCGCTGCGCAGGAGCGGGCTGGACCCGGAGAAAGACGTCAGGGTCGAGAACCAGCAGCCGCCGGTCGGCGCGTCCGCGCTGCAGTCCGGCAACGTCGCCGCGCTGTCGCAGTTCGTCGCCTGGCCCGGACTCCTCGTGCACCAGGGCAACGCCGAGGTGCTCTACGACGGCGGCGAGCTCGGGGTGCCGACGCTGCACGGCACCGTCGTCCGGGAGCAGTACGCCGCCGACCACCGCGACGTCGTGAAAGCCTTCCTGCGGGCCCAGATCGACGCCAACCGGTTCCTCTGGAGCCGGCCGCTGGATGCCGCGAGCATCGTCGCGCAGCAGACCGGGCTGCCGCCCGAGGTGGTCTACCTCTACAACGGCGCCAACGGCATCGCCACCTTCGACCCGACCATCAAGGCGCCCCTGCGCGCCGCGCTCGAGCAGGACGTGCCGTTCCTCAAGTCCATCGGGGTCCTGCAGCAGATCGACCTCGGCGCTTTCGTCGACGACAGCCTCATCCGCGAGGTCTACGGCACCGGGTACGACGCCGACGCCGCGGGCACCGCCAACAAGGCTGCCCTCACCGGCACCGACCCGGTGCGCCGTCGCCCCGTCGCCGACCCGGCGCTGGCCGGTGAGCTGTGGGTGGGTGACCGTACCCGGGCCGCGGCCGATCCGACCTGCCTGCTGCGCGCCGTGAAGGCGGCCCGGGCCGCGGGGCAGCAGGTCAGGGCCGCCTACGTGCCGGACGCCGGCACGGGCACCCGGTGGTTCGCCGACAAGAGCACGTGGGTCCGCGACGGCGCCGCGTTCCGCCCGTTCGCCGGCAGGGCCGCGGCCCAGCGGTACGTCGCGGCACACGCCGGGGCGACCGTGGTGCCGTACGCCGAGGCGGTGCAGGCCTCGTGACCGCCCTCTCCACGGCGGCCCCCGCCGCCCGTACGGACGAACCCGTGACCCCGTCGCCGCGGCGCGTCGTGCGACGGCCGTCCCCGCTGCGCTGGGCCATCCGGATCGGGTCGCTCGTCGCCGCACTGGTGGCGTGGCAGTGGCTCACCACGGCCGACGTCACCGTGGGCGTCCGCTTCGACCGGCTGCCCACGCCGTTGGCCGTGGGCGAGCACTTCGCCCACGTCGCCGGCGATCCGGTGTACTACCAGGACATCGCGCAGAGCCTGGTCCGCATCCTGACCGGGTTTGCCCTCGCCGCCGTCGCGGGCGTGGCCGCCGGCGTCGCGGTCGCCCGCTCGTGGCTGCTGTCCGACGTGCTCGAGCCGCTGTTCGAGGTGGTGCGCCCGATACCCGCGATCGCCCTCGTGCCGATCGCGATCCTGCTCTTTCCCCGCAACGAGCAGGGCATCGTGTTCATCACCTTCACCGCCGCGTTCTTCCCCATCCTCGTCAGCACCCGGCACGCCGTGCGCGCCCTTCCGACGGTGTGGGAGGACGCCGTCCGGACGATGGGCGGCGGCCGCTGGCGCGTCCTGGCGAGCGTCGTGCTGCCCGGCGCGCTGCCGGGCGTCCTCGGCGGGCTGTCGGTCGGCATCGGGGTGTCCTGGATCTGCGTGATCTCCGCCGAGATGATCTCCGGAGACTTCGGCGTCGGTTACCGGACCTGGCATGCCTACACCATCGTGGACTATCCGGCCGTTCTCGTCGGCATGGTCACCATCGGCGTGCTCGGCTGGACCACCGCCGCGGCGGTGGAACTGCTCGGCCGGCGCGTGACCCGATGGCTGCCCGCCCGCCAGGCGCAGGCCGGACGATGACGCTCACCGGCGACACCACGCTCACCGGCCCGGCCCGGCGCACCGGCCTGCGGT is a genomic window containing:
- a CDS encoding phosphopantetheine-binding protein; this translates as MSDVQDRTWVTQLEELWMEVLGVDEVDDEDDFFDLGGHSLSALRLSTLIRQELNLAVMFGHVLENPRFADLREIASQLPADKPIEETV
- a CDS encoding non-ribosomal peptide synthetase yields the protein MSAAPDLDTWTPLVARVLGLAREQLRQAAGTESFVGLGGTSLQAITLVSLGQRELRAHVDSARLLSALPLAQALATAVDYADTAPPIDAPRPAELELLPGQRSMLAAHVLGQDAPYHLMFTLEAEGPLDAARVRSVLRELATRHESLRTMFVREPRQARIVLPAPYEPRLLHQSLPGGDDAVRTVHELYGRTAADLLRPFEQPPVVFVLTRCGARDLLTMLVHHTLSDGWSVGVLAREFAARYAGGPATAAAPSPDWGGTRLAAVEASGALDAALARVAARLDGAPRTVTLPTDLPPVVEADGRGARLHFHLDPAAARAATELARRCRVTVTSVAMAAWALAAGRRAGLTDLVLGVPAAGRFEAGMDAIVGLCTRVVPVRCAAGDELSGRDYVRGIAAALAEAVADADLPFERIVSGLGVAADPARNPLAQLGFAAHHELVPDELVAGGRAWRVHEGHCHGAVFDALLYLQSWSERPRFALEYATSALTAGDAGELAESFQAAVLELAARPEAALRGVTTCSANQRARLRELGAGGEHDTADDLWSRFAAHAESAGERIALVDAHAGQTLTYRELYDYAVEQSRLLHEHGVRAGDAVILQMPRSAAEAVAVLGVLRLGAHYVAVDQHATGEWRSQVAAAVAPRARLGAGAPAAEFAGAADCALADLHAPPRVEDGSVKPAQADPARAAYVSFTSGSTGVPKGVVVPHRAVLRLADDPQMFAERAGLRMMRLSPLAFDASTLELLVPLANGDSVAVFPPAEPAPSALAEFLCTGGITHAWLTSGVFHVVADHRPDAFAGLRQLFTGGGVVSSAHVRRVLRACPGLRVTNGYGPTENTTFTTTYSVDHAEATPDPLPIGTAVHGTGLHVVDPAGRLVPPGAIGELQTSGTGLADGYLDDPARTDMSFVRHPGLGERRYRTGDLVRWGADGQLRFLGRNDRQVKIAGHRVEPVDVERRLRAQPGVRDAVVFTTGDPATGLRLCAALKPAPGGVAVAEVRRAVEAELSPYARPQHWVTVVEFPLDRNGKVDLRALSSLIEAPQATRSAPVPARGAASPAGLEAVVTEAWIQALGTDDFDVDETFFEVGGDSLRLAIVRRLLQKRLERTIPLTDLYRFPTVQTLAGHLHAQITGVGAS
- a CDS encoding type I polyketide synthase, with translation MNGDIAIVGMAGRFPGAADVGEFWSHVVAGRITVSELTRGELLAAGVRADRLDDPAYVPARGVLADLELFDAAFFGITPRDAEIMDPQHRLLMQTAWAALESAGLATDRPFGRVGVFAGAGFNYYALHHVFTRPDLVDTQGLLSVVLGNEKDHLATKIAYRLNLGGPAVTVQTACSTSLVAVHLACQSLRTGDADVALAGGACVAVPQQEGYLYETKGIMSPDGACRPFDASANGTVPGNGVAMVALKRAEDARRDGDTVYALIKGSAVNNDGGMKVGYTAPGIAGQVDVLERAYAAAGVDPATVGYLEAHGTATEVGDAIELSALTEVFRRGAHVTDLQEFSAAGGLCSIGSVKANVGHLDAAAGVTALIKAALALHLRQIPPLAGLKQARPELLDGSTPFTVDSVARRWDSTGGPRRAGVSSFGLGGTNAHVVLEEADAVAVPGPPAAGGRAELIVLSGRSPEVVREAAERWSDHLRQRPDLAVGDVALTSQAYRRHFPHRLAVAATDLPTVLARLRRAPVREAARRPSVVFLFPGQGAEVPAMSRDLYDRYPSFRDDLDHGARLLEPVLRWDLRDVLVGTDPEGIVHRTDVTQPALALHELALGRLLMSWGVRPAALIGHSVGEFAAAALAGEMAADDMLRLVATRGALMQDAPEGGMLAVLAPLSTVAAHLTGLDDLDLAAHNAPESTVVAGPVAQLAVFRERLDAAEVRSRALPAQRAFHSRMMADAARLLAAEAERIAQQPRSIPVVSSLDGELLGRGSTRSEGYWSAQLRSPVRYHDALLTALGLPDPVLVEVGPGASLTGLARQAPEGRSVPGLALQPRPSARSGAGDVLNGLGGLWTAGAAVDWAAVRGENGARRIALPTYPFTRTRHWLDAAPAEAAADPAPPPAATGEDEKVREIIDLWSRMLGTPEIGPEANFFALGGESLQFIRMITQVRRRFGVQIPVDELANDPTPRTLAALVTP